A genomic stretch from Lathyrus oleraceus cultivar Zhongwan6 chromosome 2, CAAS_Psat_ZW6_1.0, whole genome shotgun sequence includes:
- the LOC127119226 gene encoding transcription factor bHLH131, producing MQHVRNFYNSEAQMLRSNFQPSFISQTYKSSISKQRSKAENKLLAAKKHSEAERRRRMRINGQYDTLRNILPNLIKKDKASILVETIKQVIELKKKASKLEDSHDTSEVKFPSGADRLNLEKCNDEEGLVKATLSCEDRPGLMSSIARAVGSTKAKVVKVEMVTVGGRTRSVLWVQGVENEDLGMLKSTLKIVMHKPSFKMRRFTQ from the exons ATGCAGCATGTCCGAAATTTCTATAACTCGGAAGCTCAAATGTTAAGAAGCAACTTTCAGCCATCATTCATCTCTCAAACATACAAAAGCAGTATCTCGAAACAAAGATCAAAGGCAGAGAACAAATTACTGGCAGCAAAGAAACACAGTGAAGCAGAAAGGAGACGCAGAATGCGAATCAATGGTCAATACGACACCCTCCGCAACATCCTCCCCAACTTGATCAAA AAGGACAAGGCATCAATACTAGTAGAAACTATCAAGCAAGTGATTGAGTTGAAGAAAAAAGCATCAAAACTAGAAGATAGCCATGATACCTCAGAGGTCAAGTTTCCAAGTGGAGCAGACAGATTGAATTTGGAAAAGTGTAATGATGAGGAGGGTTTAGTGAAGGCTACATTGAGTTGTGAGGATAGGCCAGGATTGATGTCATCTATAGCAAGAGCAGTAGGGTCCACGAAAGCCAAAGTTGTAAAGGTTGAGATGGTGACAGTTGGTGGAAGAACCAGAAGTGTTTTGTGGGTTCAAGGGGTTGAAAATGAAGATTTGGGAATGCTTAAAAGTACTTTGAAAATTGTCATGCATAAGCCAAGCTTTAAGATGAGAAGGTTTACTCAATAA
- the LOC127119224 gene encoding ubiquitin carboxyl-terminal hydrolase 17 — MGVFEILGFQGLVYVLLVLGFVVIRQVWRNAEAKKEEIMRLVQDTAMAEMEASTTAAGFASASASIASVSASFDLDSLPVSASQGYQCAVCYSPTTMRCSRCKAVRYCSGKCQISHWRQGHKDECCPLITTTREVNGGNITCRASVAETQFGLHEIKGKHVESYNAARKSFGDNSHATFTKPVCNNTADDTCIASTDSDENETVLPPSSRLESKSPVNIEVRNSSSSKRSKKKSSNTSDEVGFKSKVPKTKSDTSHDLASNLSGHEHRRKVASVEKSIADTSKCKTVPSLSNSNIDILADDVEESHLSRYKEARRSSSSSRDRLFSTTKGDSVSHSMSTKTDNYHSLPSKVSAAPNLPQNVRNGLKSSMQKVVQQFRISKESRSNLISVENELGFPYELFVELYCYDKVKLFPFGLTNCGNSCYANAVLQCLAYTRPLTSYLLQGFHSKRCQKKGWCFICEFEYLIQKAKEGNSPLSPIGILSKIHKIGSHLGHGREEDAHEFLRGAVDTMQSICLKEAGVSSPLTEETTLIGYTFGGYLRSKIKCLRCLGKSEMYERMMDLTVEIGGNIETLEEALGQFTAPEILDKDNKYNCGRCKSYEKAKKKLTVLEAPNILTIVLKRFQSGNFEKLNKSVQFPEVLNMAPYISGLKDKSPLYSLYAVVVHLDSMNAAYSGHYVCYVKNIRGEWFRTDDSRVEPVELSRVLSERAYMLLYARHSPKPLGSVSSNAVFSTGKFKRRNLEAIPAVSKTRSNSMATSADSPSLHQKHVKHSHGNTVDDSFSKEPAYPEEWRFNYQGRNTMVDSSSESSLFSSSDASSCSTASTKDSASTADFSDYLFGEAGSNWHGHYGISSNSAASSSYDNLHTDFSVDRRPQQDPEDKAVLYANKNKSHSGRWGFDLKRFVTAKHHDKNSVVHVRRTSRDASAQTFY; from the exons ATGGGGGTGTTTGAGATTTTAGGGTTTCAGGGTTTGGTTTATGTGTTGTTGGTTTTGGGTTTTGTGGTGATTCGTCAGGTTTGGAGAAATGCTGAAGCCAAGAAAGAAGAGATTATGAGGTTGGTGCAAGATACTGCCATGGCTGAAATGGAAGCTTCTACTACTGCTGCTGgttttgcttcagcttcagctTCAATTGCTTCAGTTTCAGCTTCTTTTGATTTGGATTCACTTCCTGTTTCAGCTTCTCAAGGGTATCAATGTGCTGTTTGTTATTCTCCTACCACTATGAGATGTTCTCGCTGCAAAGCCGTTAGATACTG TTCGGGTAAGTGTCAAATTAGTCACTGGAGGCAAGGTCACAAGGACGAATGTTGTCCTTTGATTACCACCACCAGGGAGGTCAACGGCGGAAATATTACCTGCAGAGCGTCGGTAGCAGAAACACAGTTTGGTCTTCATG AAATCAAAGGAAAACATGTTGAATCTTACAATGCTGCAAGAAAATCGTTTGGTGATAACTCTCATGCCACATTTACGAAACCTGTCTGTAATAATACTGCTGATGATACGTGCATAGCTTCAACTGACAGTGATGAAAATGAAACCGTGTTGCCCCCCTCATCTCGCTTGGAATCGAAAAGTCCTGTTAATATTGAAGTTAGGAATTCTAGTTCAAGTAAAAGAAGCAAGAAAAAGTCTAGTAACACTTCTGATGAGGTTGGATTTAAATCAAAAGTTCCAAAAACTAAATCTGATACATCTCATGATTTGGCGTCAAATTTGAGTGGCCATGAACACAGAAGAAAAGTTGCATCAGTTGAAAAATCAATAGCTGATACCTCTAAGTGCAAGACTGTGCCTTCCTTGAGTAATTCAAATATAGATATTCTAGCGGATGATGTGGAAGAATCTCATTTGTCCAGGTACAAAGAAGCACGGAGATCATCATCTAGTTCTCGTGATAGACTATTCTCAACTACTAAAGGAGATTCGGTTTCACATTCCATGTCTACAAAAACTGACAATTATCATTCATTGCCTTCAAAAGTCAGCGCTGCTCCTAATCTTCCACAAAATGTTCGTAATGGTTTGAAATCATCAATGCAGAAAGTTGTCCAGCAGTTTAGAATCTCAAAAGAGTCAAGATCCAATCTAATATCTGTTGAAAATGAG TTGGGCTTTCCATATGAACTTTTCGTGGAACTTTATTGTTACGACAAGGTGAAACTATTTCCCTTTGGCCTTACAAACTGTGGGAACAG CTGTTATGCTAATGCAGTTCTCCAGTGCTTGGCTTATACTCGGCCTCTAACATCGTATCTTTTGCAAGGGTTCCATTCGAAACGAT GTCAGAAGAAGGGATGGTGTTTTATCTGTGAGTTTGAATATCTAATTCAGAAGGCAAAAGAAGGGAATTCTCCACTTTCTCCAATTGGAATATTATCTAAGATACACAAGATTGGAAGTCATCTTGGACATGGGCGAGAAGAAGACGCACATGAGTTTTTGAG GGGTGCAGTTGATACAATGCAATCTATTTGCCTCAAGGAGGCCGGTGTTTCGAGTCCTTTGACAGAAGAAACAACTCTCATTGGATACACTTTTGGAGGTTATCTACGATCTAAG ATAAAGTGCTTAAGGTGCCTGGGGAAGTCTGAGATGTATGAGAGAATGATGGATCTTACTGTTGAGATTGGCGGGAATATTGAAACTTTGGAGGAGGCTCTTGGACAGTTTACAGCGCCTGAAATCCTGGATAAGGATAATAAGTATAATTGTGGCAG ATGTAAATCATATGAGAAAGCCAAGAAGAAGCTAACAGTATTGGAGGCGCCGAATATTCTTACGATTGTATTAAAACGATTTCAG TCCGGTAACTTTGAGAAGTTGAATAAGTCTGTTCAATTTCCTGAAGTCCTGAATATGGCTCCATATATCAGTGGATTAAAAGACAAATCTCCATTATACAGTCTTTATGCAGTGGTTGTCCATTTGGATAGCATGAATGCTGCATATTCAGGACATTATGTTTGTTATGTGAAGAACATCCGAGGAGAATGGTTCAGGACTGATGACAGCAGG GTAGAACCTGTTGAATTGTCAAGAGTCTTGTCAGAAAGAGCATACATGCTTCTTTATGCAAG GCACTCTCCGAAGCCCCTGGGTTCAGTAAGTAGCAATGCAGTCTTTTCCACTGGAAAGTTTAAGAGGAGAAACTTGGAAGCCATTCCGGCTGTTTCTAAGACACGATCAAATTCCATGGCTACAAGTGCTGATTCTCCCTCCCTCCATCAGAAGCATGTCAAGCATTCTCATGGGAACACTGTTGATGATTCCTTTAGCAAGGAACCTGCGTATCCAGAAGAGTGGAGATTCAACTACCAGGGAAGGAATACTATGGTGGATTCTTCCAGCGAAAGCTCACTATTCAGCTCTTCTGATGCAAGTTCTTGCAGTACTGCAAGTACCAAAGACTCAGCTAGTACTGCTGATTTTTCAGATTACCTATTTGGCGAAGCGGGATCCAATTGGCACGGCCACTATGGAATTTCATCTAACTCAGCAGCATCTTCTTCGTATGATAACTTGCATACAGATTTTTCAGTGGATAGGAGGCCCCAGCAAGACCCGGAAGATAAAGCGGTTTTGTATGCTAACAAAAACAAAAGTCATAGTGGTAGATGGGGATTTGACTTAAAAAGATTTGTTACTGCTAAGCATCATGACAAAAATTCTGTTGTACATGTGAGAAGAACAAGTAGAGATGCATCAGCTCAAACATTTTATTGA